Genomic DNA from Turicibacter faecis:
ATATAAGAGGCACAGACTTCAAGCGCTTCTTTTAAAATGGCCCCCGTCACTTCAAGAACAACGAGTGTATTTGGATACACATAGGTTGAAACAATATCGCGAACTGTCACGCGTTCGTTAAACCCTTTAACGACATTAGCAAAAGAGGTACAAGAGAGATCCGCATCAGAGACCTCGAGCTGAATCTGATTAATAAAGTTTGCAAGAAGGGAACCTTGAGTTGCCATCTGAATTCGCTCATCGGGTTGTAAAGGCTGATTTAAGAAGCCTGCCGGTTCATCTAGCCAGGTTTGAACGCTTTGTTGAAGGGGCATTAATGCCTGATAAAGCGTCGGATCAGGGGTATCTCCAGCAGGTTTTAAATCAGAGGTAATTTTAAATGAAGCGGTTTGATCGTCTTTTTTAACTATAATTTCCGCATATTGACTGGCATTATGTGGGGGCTGAACCACGTGGGTTCCGAATAAGTCATGATCTTTTAATGGAACATGTTGATGCCCCGTCAGAAGAACGTCAAAAGCAAGTTCTTGACAAATTTTATAGGCAATGTTTTCAGATGATGTACTCAATTGTTCGTGCGTCGCTAAGTCATATTCAAATCCACCATGGTAGATTCCAATTAAAAGATCGACTTGAGGTTTGAGTTCGTCATGAATGGATTGAATCGATGAAAAGGTATCACGCACTTCAAAGTTTTCAAGGTTGTGCGCTTTTTCCCAGATGGGGATAAAATCAGTGGTAAATCCGATGATTCCTACTTTTAATCCATTTTCCATCACTTTAATGTCTGATGAAAATAGGGGAAGTTGCCCTGTTTTATCAACGATGTTTGCACAGAGGCATTTAGCGTTAAGGGAAGTTAAGTAAGATTTTAAGTAATCATAACCATAGTTAAATTCATGGTTTCCAAGGGTGATGTAGTCATATCCCCCTCCGTTCATGACTTGGGCCACCGGGTGGGCTGTTAAGGGGCGTGAACTTAAATAGGTCATAAAAGGCGAACCTTGAATGGTATCCCCACCGTCAATGATGAGGGTATTCCCGTCTTTTTTGTAATTAGACACAATATTTAGCATCCCCATCGGTTTTTCGGTGCGATCCGTATAATCTGTCGGATAAACGTATCCGTGTAAATCTGATGTAAAATAAATTTTTAATTGTTTCATGTTGTAACACCTCATTTTAAATTATAACACAAAAAACGACATTTATTAGCCCTCCGTGCTCGTTTATTGAAGAATGCGTAGACCGTTAGGAATCGGTTGTTATTTTCCTAAAAAAGTCCAAACTCTCTCTAAACGAGGCAAAAAATGTGGTAAAATAAAGAAAAAGATGCTGATAGAAAAGGAATGACGAATGATGACAGAGAAAATGTTAGTGACAGCGACGCCACCCATGCAAGAAGAATGGAAAGAATTAGAAGAAAGTGAGTTATGGGAACTGTTAACACAATTACGAGAAGTCGATCCCGAGCTTTATGAGGATGCCGTTCAACGAATTCCTTATTTAGTGAAGCAAAACAAGTTAGTGTTTAAGTCGACACAAAAAACAGTGAAGCAGTTAACAAAATCGGCGAAGCAGACAAAAAAATATTATTATAAATTATCGAAAGCAATCATGAAGTTAATTAAGCGGGATGATGTCGCTCAGGAATTGAAATTAGAGTTGATTGAGCTATTAAAGGAATTGACGATTAAAATGGAGGGATGCGATCAACAAGGACAAGCGGCCCTCGTGGAGCGCCACAAGAAAACGATGGGATATGGAACGCTCGCTTTAATGACCATTGCGGCTGTTTATGGAGTTGTTACTCGCCAAAAGTCAACAGAGGTGACGCCAAACGATGACCGTTCTTAACGGTCTTTTTCTTTGGTGCGATAAACGTTGAAATTTAAGAATCACATGCAAGTTTAAAAGAAGTGTCTGTGGGAGTTTAATTTTTTTAAACGTTGGTTAAGGTCAGAGGAAATAAGGGAGGGCTATCTTACTGACGTGAGGATGAAGGACAAAAAAGGGGGAATCATCGTTCTGACTCGAGATATTTTTCATGATTTGCCTCGATGTGGAATATACTTTAGTAGACGAACGTATAGGGGGGGGAGGAGAATGAAAAATCCAATTCAGTATCAACGGCAAATGGCGTTGCAACTTCATTGTGGGATTCACGCCTTTTGTTTTGTCGTAACGTTTATTTGTATGTTGTTTTTGCGCTTTGAGGTCGGCTTTTTAGAGGTTTTGGCCCTCATCATCCCGCTTATTGGGGTTTTGGCTCTCTTTTTAAACTCTAATTTAGGAAAGGGACGACGAGTGATGAAGGAATGTTACCTTTGTGCGAGTGCGGCGAGCGTTCTATCCTTATTTTTGCTTTCACAGGTCTTAATGCAATTTTGTTGTAATTACTGGTTTGGCGGGCTTTTGTATTTCTTATTTACAGGGGCAGCGCTTGCCGGATTAGCCTATTTTATTTTTTTAGGCGACATGCAGTTTTTATCGAAATGTTTAACGCCAATTGCCCTTGTTGGAAGTATTGTGATCGGTCTTTTAGTGGCAATTGTTATCTATAAGTTTTTCATTGCCTATTGGTTTAATGCGGGGTTTATTTTATTTTTAAGCTATGGCCTATGGGTATTAAATTTAGTCTTAACTATTTTTATTTGTTTAGATTTGCGCATTTTATTTTTAAAAGGACGTTAAAAGGAGTTTAAAAGATGGAATCCATAACGGTTTGTTATCGACGGATGGCTAAATCAGATTTAAAGGGGCTATTGGAATTATCTCAAGATCCCCACTTCTTAGCAGGATATGGGCAGACAACGGATTGGCCAACAACACCGGAGCAAATTCTGAGTTGGTATGAGGCTAATCTTTTGGACCCTAAGACCGCCTATTTTTCAATTGAGGTGGGGGAAGAGAAACAATGGGCAGGTTTTATGAGTTTAACGGATTTTAGTGAAACAAAAGAAGAGGCATGGTTAAGCATTGGTGTTTGTCCGAAGTTTTGGGGACAAAAAATTGCAACGAAGGTGTTAGGGCAATTCATTCAGGATTGTTTTGCAAGTGGTCCTCTAAAACGTTTAAACTTGTTTGTCTTTGCAACTAATCAACGGGCGCTAAGACTTTACACTCGACTCGGTTTTACCGTTCACTCATTTCATAAAACGCCATTTGGAGAGGTATATCAACTGTATGTGATGAATTTTTAGGAGGGTTGAAATGAAAAACAGGATTGAGAATAGCTCGTGGCTAGAAGGGGAGGAGCAATCCCCACGCTTATTTAAAACCGAAGGGAAACTTCATTTTGATCAAGCGATGAGGGAGGGGGATCGCTTAGCGAGTTTAAGCTTTAATATGTCAGATTATGAACGCTTAGTCTATACAGAACAAATTGCAACACAAGGATGCAACTATTTGACGATGGGGCTCATTGTTCGAGGGAACGACTTAGATGAAATTAATTATAAGGTCGCCTTTTATAATGAAAACCTCACGTGTCTAGATATATACGTACAAAACGTTGCTCCTGAGATTGAGACCCATTTTAAGCGAATCTGTGTCACCTATCCCATTCCAACAGATACAGCTTTTATTCGCGTCGGTTGGGAATTTAAAGGGCTTATTACAGGGATGAGTTGCTTTCATCCGTTTGTTTATTTACAGTAAAAAAGACGTCTTCTATTTTAGGAGACGTCTTTTAAATTAATGATGAGATGATCGCTTTTCCATGCTCCATCCTGTTGCCGCTAAAATTAAAGAAATGATGGGAGAAAGTAAGTTGAAGAAGGCAAAAGGTAAGAAGGCGATCGGATTTAAGCCAAGCGTGGCTAGCATATAAGAACCGCATGTCGTCCATGGAATTAAGGGTGAGGTAACGGTAGCACTATCTTCAATCGCGCGTGATAAATTTTTAGCTGCTAAATCGCGTTTTTCATATTCTTCCTTATACATGCGTCCTGGCATTACAATGGCTAAGTATTGATCACCGGTCACAATATTTGTGAAGATACAGGTCATTAAGGTTGCGAAAACGAGACCGAAGGTCCCTTTAGCGAATTTTAGAATATGAGATGAAATGGTTTCAAGCATCCCGGTCTTTTCTAACACCCCACCGAAAGAAAGGGCGCAAAGAACAAGGGAAACGGTCCATAACATACTATTTAATCCACCGCGGGTTAGTAAGTCATCAACGGCTTGCACCCCGGTATGAGATTCATAGCCGTAATGCATGGCTGACATCACATCGGCTAAACTTGCCCCTTGAAAAATCATCGCTAAAACACCACCGATAACGGTTCCCGTTAATAGGGCTGGTAATGCTGGGACTTTTAAGATGACCATGGCAATGACCGAAATCGGAGCGAGTAAAAGAATAGGGGATAACGTATGGAAATGGTTTAAAAGCGTCGTTTGAATTAAATCAATTTGTGCGGTATCGAGGTTTTTTCCCGCAAAATTAATTCCAATCAGCGCGTAAAGAACTAGCGAGATAAGGTAGGCGGGGACGGTTGTATAAAGCATATGCTTGATGTGTTCGAATAAATGGGCCCCGGCCATAGCGGGCGCTAAGTTGGTTGTATCAGATAACGGTGACATTTTGTCTCCAAAATAAGCGCCAGAAATGATGGCCCCTGCAATAATAGGGGCACTGATCCCAAGCGTTTGTCCAATTCCAAGGAGCGCAATCCCCACTGTTCCGGCTGTTGTCCAAGAAGAACCTGTTGAAACCGCGACGATTGAACAAATGAGAAGGGTGGCTACTAGGAAAATACTTGGCGATAAAATGTTAAGCCCCCAATAAATCATCGAAGGAACGACACCACTTAAAATCCAAGTTCCAATTAAAGTTCCAACAATTAGCAAAATTAAAATTGCCTGAACCGCCATCGTAATGGTTTGAATAATTCCGTTTTCAAGCTCTTCCCACTTAAAACCGAGTCGATAAACACCAATGAGGGCCGCAACGACCGTTCCAAGTAAGAGCGGGATTTGAGGGTCCACTTTAAAGAGGGTTAAGGATAAACCTAAAATAATAATTAAAAAGATAATCGGGATTAGTGCTTCAACTAGCGTTGCCTGGCGGGCCTTTTTCACGCTCATCACTCCTTTTTCAATAGAACTCTATTTATATCATATCTAAAAAGCACAAATAATATCTTAAAAAATTGATTTTTGTCAAACATTACTATATCATGCAAAATAGGAGGATGTAAATTAATTTTTTAAAGAAATCAAGAGGAAGGGTAGCCCTTAAAACACGTAAATATTAGATATTAAGGTTGCCTATCCTGAAAAAATATGGTATAGTTTAACTATGCTTAATAGTTCTTTTGGTATTTTTCACAGCATCAAATTAATTGAGTTTCTTGGGGTTTATAACGAAGGGGAATTGTGTGGGGAACAAAATTGCATTAAGTATTAAATTTTGAAGTTTTTTTGGAGGTATCAGATAATGACAGGAACAGTTAAATGGTTTAACGCAGAAAAAGGATTTGGATTCATTTCAGTTGAAGGTGGAGACGATGTATTCGTACATTATTCAGCAATTACAGGAGAAGGATTCAAAACTTTAGAAGAAGGACAAAACGTTTCTTTCGAAATCGTTGAAGGAAACCGTGGAGCTCAAGCTTCTAACGTTGTTAAATTATAATTAAACGTTTAAAACGTTGCTAAAAAGGTTAGCATCCCTCATGGGTGCTAACCTTTTTTACTTAGGCCCCCGTTTAAAAATGGGGGGAACTTTTCCATCTGGTATCAATAACCTTAAACAGTTTGATGCATCATCGTCGATCACGTCCTCTTTAGTTGGGTAAAAATATAGTAATGGGTTTAGGGTCTGTATTTATTAGGATTTTTTGAGATTAGTTTTCAACGCATGAAGAAGTCAAACTAAATAAATTTAAGTATCTATTGGGATAAGTAGACGTCTACCTATGAGTGGGGGAGTTATTTCAACAGAAGGATTTTTTCTAAAATATGATGGAGGAGTGACGAAGAAGGAAAACTCCATAATGGGTGTAAGTAGGGGACGAGGTCATTATAAAATTCCGCTTAGAATAAATAACAGACTTGAAATAGCTAAACTGATACTGAAAAGTAACTAAGACTGAGTGTTGTTCTATATTAAAAAAACCGAACAGATCAAAATTAATCGAGTAAGTTAAAAGAAAGACTGTAAGGATACATCCATTCATGATATAGGAGGGCCCCTTAGTTTAAGAGACGAACGCAAAGATTCCAATAGGAGATTTTTTAAACGATTATAAAATCATCACGACTGTTTAATGGTGTTTAAATGAAAATAAAGTACAAAAAAGCAGGCGTTAATCGCCTGTTTTTTTTAATGATAATCCCCTTTAAGGAAGGGGGGGATTAGGTTTTTCCTGCTAATAAATGATGAACGGTGATAGAAAACACTGCCTTTGTCTAAAAAAGGAGGTGAATAAAAGGGGCATCAATGGTCGATAATTTAATGAGACATGCGTGTATGATTTTTGTTTAAAGATTCGTTATCAACGAGGAACTAAAATTCACTTGAAAAATAAAGTGGGCATATACATTTTATGGTGAATTTGATAAAATAAAAGAATCTGACGAGAGAGGGGGATTTTTATCAAAATATTAATAACCGAGCTATTTTTGAGTCATATTCCGACGGGGAAGACGGCATTTGTCTTGCAAAAAATGAGCCAGTTTGTGCAAGAGTATGAAGCATCAAAGTTTAACATGTCTTCGATGCGAGCTGGGGTATCTGTTCGTGAAATTAAACATAATAAAAATGGCTTACGAATTTTTAAATTACGAATTAATAAAGGCGATCGGTTGTTGTTTACCTTTGATACGATGCGAATCCGCCCTGAATATCGCCAATCCATTATTTTTTTAGATTACTGTCATCACGATGATCAAGCGATGCAAGGTCGAACCATTGGGTTACATTCACAAGACGTTTTGGAATACGAACCGATCGAAGAGCGCATTGAACTTGAAATTGACCAGCGTTACGCAGATTTTGATTATGATCCTAATCGAGTGATTACCCGAGTGATGGATGTTCAAACGATGGCTCAACTTCTT
This window encodes:
- a CDS encoding bifunctional metallophosphatase/5'-nucleotidase, with protein sequence MKQLKIYFTSDLHGYVYPTDYTDRTEKPMGMLNIVSNYKKDGNTLIIDGGDTIQGSPFMTYLSSRPLTAHPVAQVMNGGGYDYITLGNHEFNYGYDYLKSYLTSLNAKCLCANIVDKTGQLPLFSSDIKVMENGLKVGIIGFTTDFIPIWEKAHNLENFEVRDTFSSIQSIHDELKPQVDLLIGIYHGGFEYDLATHEQLSTSSENIAYKICQELAFDVLLTGHQHVPLKDHDLFGTHVVQPPHNASQYAEIIVKKDDQTASFKITSDLKPAGDTPDPTLYQALMPLQQSVQTWLDEPAGFLNQPLQPDERIQMATQGSLLANFINQIQLEVSDADLSCTSFANVVKGFNERVTVRDIVSTYVYPNTLVVLEVTGAILKEALEVCASYIHYENNELSVARRFLQPKVAHYNYDFFSNVFYTFDLTQPVGSRVVSMRVHDQEVQPHDSFSLVMNNYRASGVGGYECLRGCKVLKEIPIEMTEIIINYFMKHSHVTVDDRSFIHIIK
- a CDS encoding GNAT family N-acetyltransferase, whose product is MESITVCYRRMAKSDLKGLLELSQDPHFLAGYGQTTDWPTTPEQILSWYEANLLDPKTAYFSIEVGEEKQWAGFMSLTDFSETKEEAWLSIGVCPKFWGQKIATKVLGQFIQDCFASGPLKRLNLFVFATNQRALRLYTRLGFTVHSFHKTPFGEVYQLYVMNF
- the nhaC gene encoding Na+/H+ antiporter NhaC, translated to MKKARQATLVEALIPIIFLIIILGLSLTLFKVDPQIPLLLGTVVAALIGVYRLGFKWEELENGIIQTITMAVQAILILLIVGTLIGTWILSGVVPSMIYWGLNILSPSIFLVATLLICSIVAVSTGSSWTTAGTVGIALLGIGQTLGISAPIIAGAIISGAYFGDKMSPLSDTTNLAPAMAGAHLFEHIKHMLYTTVPAYLISLVLYALIGINFAGKNLDTAQIDLIQTTLLNHFHTLSPILLLAPISVIAMVILKVPALPALLTGTVIGGVLAMIFQGASLADVMSAMHYGYESHTGVQAVDDLLTRGGLNSMLWTVSLVLCALSFGGVLEKTGMLETISSHILKFAKGTFGLVFATLMTCIFTNIVTGDQYLAIVMPGRMYKEEYEKRDLAAKNLSRAIEDSATVTSPLIPWTTCGSYMLATLGLNPIAFLPFAFFNLLSPIISLILAATGWSMEKRSSHH
- the cspD gene encoding cold-shock protein CspD; the encoded protein is MMTGTVKWFNAEKGFGFISVEGGDDVFVHYSAITGEGFKTLEEGQNVSFEIVEGNRGAQASNVVKL